A stretch of Henckelia pumila isolate YLH828 chromosome 4, ASM3356847v2, whole genome shotgun sequence DNA encodes these proteins:
- the LOC140860429 gene encoding uncharacterized protein gives MVKWAVELSQYGIEYRPRPAIKAQIMADFLVEMTVTQEESSTQTWMVYVDGSSTSTGSSEGIVVKSPQGDKFQYAVKFLFPATNNEAEYEAFIMGIKLAMSVGEKKLTIHSESQLIVSQVNGNYEAKEDKMLEYLTEVNELLSRLDNYDIKQMPRGKNESADCLAKLASSLANIDNREITFLTYGKEKTDGSDVIIFCADSEEPS, from the coding sequence ATGGTTAAGTGGGCTGTTGAACTGAGCCAATATGGAATTGAATATCGCCCGCGTCCAGCGATTAAAGCACAAATTATGGCTGATTTTCTAGTAGAGATGACAGTAACTCAAGAAGAAAGCTCCACCCAGACATGGATGGTTTATGTAGACGGATCATCAACCTCTACAGGAAGCAGTGAAGGTATAGTTGTGAAGAGCCCACAGggagataaatttcaatatgccgTCAAATTTCTATTCCCTGCAACGAATAATGAGGCAGAATATGAAGCTTTCATCATGGGAATTAAATTGGCCATGTCGGTCGGAGAAAAAAAACTGACGATACACAGTGAATCCCAACTTATCGTCAGTCAGGTTAATGGAAATTATGAAGCGAAGGAAGATAAAATGCTTGAATACCTCACTGAAGTGAATGAGCTTCTCTCGCGTTTAGACAACTATGATATAAAGCAGATGCCTAGAGGGAAAAATGAGTCAGCAGACTGCCTTGCCAAGTTAGCAAGCTCCTTGGCCAACATTGATAATAGGGAAATTACATTCCTAACTTATGGCAAGGAAAAAACTGATGGAAGTGATGTTATAATCTTTTGTGCTGACAGCGAAGAACCTAGTTAG